The proteins below are encoded in one region of Acidimicrobiales bacterium:
- a CDS encoding sulfite exporter TauE/SafE family protein, which yields MHLDGAIMLAGAIVGFAVGLTGMGGGALMTPVLVLLLHVQPAAAVSSDLVASVFMKPVGGAVHLRRGTVHLHMVLWLAAGAVPAGFAGATFLNKVASGKALQNEIKYALGAALLVAVAGLVARSLTRPAAPVVASDELPRVRVLPTVVVGVVGGFIVGVTSVGSGSLMIVALMFLYPQLTGRQLVGTDLVQSVPLVAAAALGQVIFGDVKLGLTVSLLIGSLPAVYLGARLSSIAPSGLLRSAIGVMLLLSGLKLLGVGNVVVATAGAVAIALVAGAAVGSRRRSVGMARAVEEIPA from the coding sequence GTGCATCTCGACGGGGCGATCATGCTGGCCGGGGCCATCGTCGGGTTCGCCGTCGGGCTGACGGGGATGGGCGGGGGGGCGCTCATGACGCCGGTGCTCGTCCTGCTCCTGCACGTCCAGCCCGCCGCCGCCGTCTCGAGCGACCTGGTCGCGTCGGTCTTCATGAAGCCGGTCGGCGGCGCCGTCCACCTCCGCCGGGGCACCGTGCATCTGCACATGGTGCTGTGGCTCGCTGCTGGTGCGGTCCCTGCGGGGTTCGCCGGCGCGACCTTCCTGAACAAGGTCGCCAGCGGTAAGGCTCTGCAGAACGAGATCAAGTACGCGCTGGGGGCCGCCCTGCTGGTGGCCGTGGCCGGCCTCGTGGCCCGCTCGCTCACCCGGCCGGCGGCACCGGTGGTCGCCTCCGACGAGTTGCCCCGGGTGCGCGTGCTGCCCACCGTTGTCGTCGGCGTCGTGGGCGGCTTCATCGTCGGCGTCACGTCCGTCGGGTCGGGCTCGCTCATGATCGTGGCCCTGATGTTCCTCTACCCGCAGCTGACCGGTCGCCAGCTCGTCGGCACGGACCTCGTGCAGTCGGTCCCGCTGGTGGCGGCGGCGGCGTTGGGCCAGGTCATCTTCGGCGACGTCAAGCTCGGGCTGACGGTCTCCCTGCTGATCGGTTCGCTGCCCGCCGTCTACCTCGGGGCGCGCTTGTCGTCGATCGCACCCAGTGGCCTGCTGCGGTCGGCGATCGGCGTGATGCTGCTCCTGTCGGGGTTGAAGCTCCTGGGCGTCGGCAACGTCGTGGTGGCCACCGCCGGCGCCGTGGCGATCGCCCTCGTCGCCGGGGCGGCGGTCGGGTCCCGGCGACGGTCGGTCGGGATGGCGCGGGCGGTCGAGGAGATCCCGGCCTAG
- a CDS encoding ATP-binding cassette domain-containing protein — protein MNEPAVATEGIARRFGDFWAVDGVDLEIPAGEIYGFLGPNGAGKSTLVRMLCTLLRPSRGRGLVAGHDVARDPEKVRLRIGVALQDAALDDRQTGRELLDLQGRLYGLRREERSVRMTQVLRLVDIGSAIDRQIRTYSGGMKRRLDLAAALIHDPDILFLDEPTTGLDPESRAAVWEEVRMLNEEHGTTIFLTTQYLEEADELADRVGIISRGRLVAEGTPEELKRTVGTDVIVARVENLTDETLGALRRLPGVDEVVAAHREVMVHAGDGAAVMSPVALALHGAGATVVSLTLRTPTLDDVFLQLTGSHLEAEESAARAAKTAGDATAGKDTAGDATGAADAGDARSPRDDAGSEPAQETHAS, from the coding sequence GTGAACGAGCCGGCCGTCGCCACCGAAGGCATCGCCCGACGGTTCGGCGACTTCTGGGCCGTGGACGGCGTCGACCTGGAGATCCCCGCGGGCGAGATCTACGGCTTCCTCGGCCCGAACGGCGCCGGCAAGTCGACCCTGGTCCGGATGCTGTGCACGCTGCTCCGCCCCAGCCGGGGCCGGGGCCTCGTCGCCGGGCACGACGTCGCCCGCGACCCGGAGAAGGTCCGCCTGCGCATCGGCGTGGCGCTGCAGGACGCCGCGCTCGACGACCGCCAGACCGGGCGCGAGCTGCTCGACCTGCAGGGCCGCCTCTACGGCCTGCGGCGCGAGGAGCGCTCGGTGCGCATGACCCAGGTGCTCCGGCTCGTCGACATCGGCTCGGCCATCGACCGCCAGATCCGGACCTATTCCGGCGGGATGAAGCGCCGGCTCGACCTGGCCGCCGCACTGATCCACGACCCCGACATCCTCTTCCTCGACGAGCCCACCACCGGGCTCGACCCCGAGAGCCGGGCGGCGGTGTGGGAGGAGGTGCGCATGCTCAACGAGGAGCACGGCACCACCATCTTCCTGACCACGCAGTACCTCGAGGAGGCCGACGAGCTGGCCGACCGGGTCGGCATCATCTCGCGGGGCCGGCTCGTGGCCGAGGGCACGCCCGAGGAGCTGAAGCGGACGGTGGGCACCGACGTCATCGTGGCCCGGGTGGAGAACCTCACCGACGAGACGCTCGGAGCCCTGCGGCGCCTGCCGGGGGTCGACGAGGTGGTGGCCGCGCACCGCGAGGTCATGGTGCACGCCGGCGACGGCGCGGCGGTCATGAGCCCGGTGGCCCTGGCGCTGCACGGCGCCGGTGCCACCGTGGTCAGCCTGACGCTCCGGACGCCCACGCTCGACGACGTCTTCCTCCAGCTCACGGGATCCCACCTCGAGGCCGAGGAGTCCGCCGCCCGGGCGGCGAAGACCGCCGGCGACGCCACCGCGGGCAAGGACACCGCCGGCGACGCCACGGGCGCCGCTGACGCCGGGGACGCCCGAAGCCCCCGGGACGACGCCGGCAGCGAGCCTGCGCAGGAGACGCACGCCTCATGA
- a CDS encoding ABC transporter permease: MTSTVAPASTALRVQARPAGFVVDVASVARRAIRQIPREPEAVIPALIVPIFFYVLNIGALSTVTHAAVHIDFKAFELPVAVVFAVTGVSRASALVTDIQNGYFDRLMITPVRRLPLLLGLMTADLTLVMALAVPVLLVGLALGVHFVTGVPGMVVFIVLSGVWGLVFTGLPYAIALKTGNPGAVNASFILFFPITFLSTTFVPKEALQGWLRAVAGVNPMTYILEGLRSLVSNDITGGPAGPVWNFTALGQAVLAIAAFGAVSLTLALLALRGRVRRP; this comes from the coding sequence ATGACCTCGACCGTGGCCCCGGCTTCCACCGCCCTGCGCGTCCAGGCGCGCCCGGCGGGCTTCGTCGTGGACGTGGCCTCGGTGGCCCGGCGCGCCATCCGGCAGATCCCCCGCGAGCCCGAGGCCGTCATCCCGGCGTTGATCGTCCCGATCTTCTTCTACGTCCTGAACATCGGCGCGCTGTCGACGGTGACCCATGCCGCCGTCCACATCGACTTCAAGGCCTTCGAGCTCCCGGTGGCTGTCGTCTTCGCCGTCACCGGGGTGTCACGGGCGTCCGCCCTGGTGACCGACATCCAGAACGGCTACTTCGACCGGCTGATGATCACGCCCGTGCGCCGGCTCCCCCTGCTGCTCGGGCTGATGACCGCCGACCTCACACTCGTCATGGCACTGGCGGTGCCCGTGCTCCTGGTCGGCCTGGCCCTGGGCGTGCACTTCGTCACCGGTGTGCCCGGGATGGTCGTGTTCATCGTCCTGTCGGGGGTGTGGGGCCTCGTGTTCACGGGCCTTCCCTACGCCATCGCCCTGAAGACGGGGAACCCCGGCGCCGTGAACGCCAGCTTCATCCTGTTCTTCCCGATCACATTCCTGAGCACGACGTTCGTCCCGAAGGAGGCACTGCAGGGGTGGCTCCGGGCCGTCGCCGGCGTCAACCCCATGACCTACATCCTGGAGGGCCTGCGATCGCTGGTATCCAACGACATCACCGGCGGGCCCGCCGGGCCCGTGTGGAACTTCACGGCCCTCGGACAGGCGGTGCTGGCCATCGCCGCCTTCGGCGCCGTGTCGCTCACCCTGGCGCTGCTGGCGCTGCGAGGGCGGGTCCGGCGCCCCTGA
- a CDS encoding PIG-L deacetylase family protein — MDEGWERAVAIVAHPDDLEYGAASAVARWTAQGKEVSYVLATRGEAGIDGLAPEQAGPLREEEQRRSAARVGVGHVEFLGHPDGAVEPGLALRRDLAGALRRLRPQVVLTMNFELTWGESGNVNHADHRAVGLSTLDACRDAANRWMFPEVGDAWNGITVVYVAGMSAPTHFVDVTATIDDGVASLREHQAYIDGLGVDFDPDEFLRDIAGYGGMAAGCEYAVLFQEFHA; from the coding sequence GTGGACGAGGGGTGGGAGCGGGCCGTGGCGATCGTCGCCCACCCCGACGACCTGGAGTACGGCGCGGCGAGCGCCGTCGCCCGCTGGACGGCCCAGGGCAAGGAGGTCTCCTACGTGCTGGCCACCCGGGGCGAGGCCGGGATCGACGGGCTGGCGCCGGAGCAGGCGGGGCCTCTGCGTGAGGAGGAGCAGCGGCGCAGCGCAGCGCGGGTGGGTGTCGGCCACGTCGAGTTCCTCGGCCACCCCGACGGGGCCGTCGAGCCGGGCCTGGCGCTGCGGCGCGACCTGGCCGGGGCGTTGCGCCGGCTGCGTCCGCAGGTGGTGCTGACCATGAACTTCGAGCTCACCTGGGGCGAGAGCGGCAACGTGAACCACGCCGACCACCGGGCGGTCGGCCTGTCCACGCTCGACGCCTGCCGCGACGCCGCCAACCGCTGGATGTTCCCCGAGGTGGGCGACGCCTGGAACGGCATCACGGTGGTGTACGTGGCGGGGATGTCGGCACCCACCCACTTCGTGGACGTCACGGCGACCATCGACGACGGCGTGGCGTCGCTGCGCGAGCACCAGGCCTACATCGACGGCCTGGGGGTGGATTTCGACCCCGACGAGTTCCTGCGCGACATCGCCGGCTACGGGGGCATGGCGGCCGGCTGCGAGTACGCCGTGCTGTTCCAGGAGTTCCACGCCTGA
- a CDS encoding MFS transporter, with amino-acid sequence MELTTAAGSVETTVASTNLTGPTLPLTGLAAGATVSDLLNEAPRSKFHRRAVVISGMGFFTDAYDLFVISTVAVLVKAQWHLSTTQTSWVAGSTILAAFVGALVFGRIADVLGRKSVYAAVAAIMIVGAVASAFAPGFIWLVVARFVLGLGIGGDYPVSAVLMSEYANRDDRGRLVGLVFSMQALGLVVGPLVGLILLSSGIDHNLTWRLMLGLGAVPAAAVVYLRAKMPESPRFQARVQGEADRAASQLALFSDGVVAAPSVTSHDGLHRMGLVGFLTNRRMLTVLLGTAGTWFLFDYAYYGNTLSLPAILKDVAPHATLVAKLAWTLGIFLVFAVPGYLFAFTKMDRIGHRRLQLIGFAVMAAAFVALGAIPGLTTVVVPFLLIFGLSYFFTEFGPNTTTFVLPSELFPVSMRTTGHGIAAGIGKLGAFIGVFLVPQLQKSVGLRGMLLVAGGAAVLGCLLTLVLPEPARRNLEDVSGEDRPFGLVVEHTSVPVGEVVAAIETHTVPVAHDTGS; translated from the coding sequence GTGGAGCTCACGACGGCGGCCGGGTCGGTGGAAACGACCGTGGCCAGCACCAACCTGACGGGACCCACCCTGCCGCTGACGGGGCTGGCGGCCGGCGCCACGGTGAGCGACCTCCTCAACGAGGCACCCAGGAGCAAGTTCCACCGCCGAGCGGTGGTGATCTCGGGCATGGGCTTCTTCACCGACGCCTACGACCTGTTCGTGATCAGCACCGTGGCCGTCCTCGTGAAGGCCCAATGGCACCTCAGCACGACCCAGACGAGCTGGGTGGCGGGCTCGACCATCCTGGCGGCATTCGTGGGGGCCTTGGTCTTCGGCCGGATCGCCGACGTGCTCGGTCGCAAGAGCGTCTACGCCGCGGTGGCCGCCATCATGATCGTGGGGGCGGTGGCCTCGGCCTTCGCTCCGGGCTTCATCTGGCTCGTCGTCGCCCGCTTCGTCCTCGGGCTCGGGATCGGCGGGGACTATCCCGTCTCGGCGGTGCTGATGAGCGAGTACGCCAACCGTGACGACCGCGGCCGGCTCGTCGGTCTGGTCTTCTCGATGCAGGCGCTGGGCCTCGTGGTGGGCCCCCTGGTGGGGCTCATCCTCCTGTCGTCGGGCATCGACCACAACCTCACGTGGCGGCTCATGCTCGGCCTCGGGGCGGTCCCTGCGGCCGCGGTCGTCTACCTGCGGGCGAAGATGCCCGAGTCGCCCCGATTCCAGGCTCGGGTGCAAGGCGAGGCCGACCGGGCGGCCAGCCAACTCGCCTTGTTCTCCGACGGGGTCGTCGCCGCCCCGTCGGTGACGTCGCACGACGGGCTCCACCGGATGGGCCTGGTCGGCTTCCTCACGAATCGCCGCATGCTGACCGTGCTGCTGGGCACGGCGGGGACGTGGTTCCTGTTCGACTACGCCTACTACGGCAACACGCTTTCGCTCCCGGCGATCCTGAAGGACGTCGCCCCCCACGCCACGTTGGTGGCCAAGCTGGCGTGGACGCTCGGGATCTTCCTCGTCTTCGCCGTCCCCGGCTACCTGTTCGCCTTCACGAAGATGGACCGGATCGGCCACCGGCGACTCCAGCTCATCGGGTTCGCCGTCATGGCGGCCGCCTTCGTGGCGCTCGGGGCCATCCCGGGCCTCACCACGGTGGTGGTCCCGTTCCTGCTCATCTTCGGCCTGAGCTACTTCTTCACGGAGTTCGGGCCGAACACCACCACGTTCGTGCTGCCGTCGGAGCTCTTCCCGGTCAGCATGCGGACGACGGGCCACGGCATCGCGGCCGGCATCGGGAAGCTCGGCGCGTTCATCGGGGTGTTCCTGGTCCCCCAGCTCCAGAAGAGCGTCGGCCTCCGGGGGATGTTGCTCGTCGCCGGCGGGGCCGCCGTCCTCGGATGCCTCCTCACCCTGGTGCTGCCCGAGCCGGCCCGACGGAACCTCGAGGACGTCTCCGGCGAGGACCGGCCCTTCGGCCTCGTCGTCGAGCACACCTCGGTCCCGGTCGGGGAGGTCGTGGCCGCCATCGAGACGCACACGGTCCCGGTCGCGCACGACACCGGGTCCTGA